From Haemorhous mexicanus isolate bHaeMex1 chromosome 1, bHaeMex1.pri, whole genome shotgun sequence, one genomic window encodes:
- the RPA3 gene encoding replication protein A 14 kDa subunit, which produces MGDIHEVPRPRIATGQLAQHIGQPVCFVGRVEKIHSSGKLVVLTDGLGKNATVELREPLDEEISGVIEVVGRVTNQATIMCASYVQFREDKSSFDLELYNEALKIIHEFPEYYPFGTGRNT; this is translated from the exons ATGGGCGACATCCACGAGGTGCCGCGGCCGCGCATCGCCACGGGGCAGCTGGCGCAGCACATCGGGCAGCCCGTCTGCTTCGTAGGGCGCGTCGAGAAG ATTCATTCTAGCGGGAAGCTTGTCGTGCTTACGGATGGACTCGGAAAGAATGCGACTGTGGAGCTGAGGGAGCCT CTGGATGAGGAGATTTCAGGAGTTATTGAAGTGGTGGGAAGAGTAACAAATCAGGCAACCATCATGTGTGCATCATATGTCCAGTTCAGAGAAGATAAAAGTTCATTTG ATCTGGAACTCTACAATGAAGCACTAAAAATTATTCATGAATTCCCTGAATACTACCCATTTGGTACTGGGAGGAACACTTGA